One genomic segment of Occultella kanbiaonis includes these proteins:
- a CDS encoding FAD-dependent oxidoreductase translates to MEPTAVVAGGGIAGLASALGLAQAGWHVTVLEQATELGEVGAGVALARNGVAALRGLGFDDSAIEGLGVPTRAGGVYDLHGRPIRPIADDVDAVAMRGVHRARLHSALLQRVRDLDIDLVTGITVTGARPGSPDGEQAVVRTTGAEHAADLVVAADGVRSAVRAALTPSARAAYSGYSSWRAVTPLALQPSVLRQYWGPHAEFGTMPVGPDQTYWYGYVKMPEGLRLLDEHAAARDRFTDWAPVIVDLIEQTDPGAVMRHDVLYLPGGMPRYVIGRMVATGDAAHGGLPTVGQGAATALEDGISVARLVGAPAAAGRPLAAALAAYDSQRRPRCRAISRTALVTARFGSHLGPRFQGLRNTLVRMAPTSAISRGADAVMGWNPPA, encoded by the coding sequence TGGCCGGTGGCGGCATCGCCGGGCTGGCCTCGGCCCTCGGCCTGGCGCAGGCGGGCTGGCACGTCACCGTGCTCGAGCAGGCCACCGAACTCGGCGAGGTCGGGGCCGGCGTCGCGCTCGCGCGCAACGGCGTCGCCGCGCTGCGTGGTCTCGGGTTCGACGATTCCGCGATCGAGGGTCTCGGGGTGCCGACGCGCGCGGGCGGCGTGTATGACCTGCACGGTCGCCCGATTCGTCCGATCGCGGACGACGTCGACGCCGTCGCGATGCGAGGCGTGCACCGCGCCAGGCTGCACTCGGCGCTGCTGCAGCGCGTTCGGGACCTGGACATCGACCTCGTGACAGGGATCACGGTCACCGGCGCACGCCCTGGATCACCCGACGGAGAGCAGGCCGTGGTGCGCACGACGGGCGCCGAACATGCGGCCGATCTCGTGGTGGCCGCCGACGGCGTCCGGAGCGCCGTGCGCGCCGCGCTGACCCCGTCCGCGCGAGCGGCCTACTCGGGCTACTCCAGCTGGCGGGCTGTGACACCGCTCGCACTGCAGCCCTCCGTCCTGCGTCAGTACTGGGGGCCGCACGCGGAGTTCGGGACGATGCCGGTCGGACCGGATCAGACCTACTGGTACGGGTACGTCAAGATGCCCGAGGGGCTCCGGCTGCTGGACGAGCATGCGGCGGCCCGCGACCGGTTCACCGACTGGGCGCCCGTGATCGTCGACCTGATCGAGCAGACGGACCCGGGCGCGGTGATGCGCCACGACGTCCTGTACCTGCCAGGTGGCATGCCCCGCTACGTCATCGGCCGGATGGTCGCCACCGGAGACGCAGCCCACGGTGGCCTACCAACCGTCGGGCAGGGCGCCGCCACCGCCTTGGAGGACGGCATCAGCGTCGCCAGACTGGTCGGCGCCCCGGCCGCAGCAGGGCGCCCCCTGGCCGCAGCGCTGGCGGCCTACGACTCCCAGCGGCGGCCCCGCTGCCGTGCGATCTCCCGCACCGCGCTCGTCACGGCCCGGTTCGGCTCCCACCTCGGTCCGCGGTTCCAGGGCCTTCGCAACACGCTGGTCCGGATGGCTCCCACGAGCGCGATCTCACGGGGCGCCGACGCCGTCATGGGCTGGAACCCGCCAGCCTGA